The genomic region TCGGCGAGCTGTGGCAGGAAACCCGCGACGAGCGCTTCTTTCGCATTCATTGCCTGTTCCGACCTTGGACCAATGAGCTCACCGCCCTACTCGGCCATCTGGCTGAAAGCGATCTGCACGGCCAACTCACCTTCATCGAACGGGCTCTGGCGGTAGCCAAGCTCAAAACCATGCTCGAAGCAGAGGGAGCGGTGCTCTCGCAACGCGAGTTGGCACGACATCTTGCCGCTGGAGGCTATCCGATTTCGCAGTCGCACATCAGCCGAATGCTGGACACCCTCGAACACTTATTGCCCGCCATTCCACAAACCCTGTATGCCGGGTTGGGCAAGCCCCAGATCGAACGCCTGATCGGCCTACGTAGCCAGGTTGAACGAACCTGGAACCGTTATCCAACCGCCACCGTTGCGTTCGCTGAATTTTGGCTCGAGACCCTGGGTTACTTCGATGCCGAGCCCGAGTCCTTCGATCTTGAGCAAATCCAGGACGAACTGCTCGAACGTATGAGCCGCTTGCTCGGACAGTCCTACCGTATGTTGGCCTTGGAGCTGAGCGATACCCAACGGGTCATCTCGACGCCTGGCGTTGCAGTCACCACGCCCTCGGAAAACAGTCATCTGCCGAACGATAATGAAGCCGCGGCAGGACCTCTCTCCTCCGAGTCCCGCCCTCAATCAACTGAGACCTGGACCCAGACCGAAACAGCGCGAGAGGAACTGCTCACACCGCCTGAAACGAATGTCGAATCAGCGGTCAGCCCTCCGTCACGCGTTCAACAGATTCGCGAACAGATCAATCACGAGACCGCCACCGAAACAGCACCGACCTTCGAGGCCTGCTCGACCGACGACATCTGGACCATTGCACCAGCACTAAATACCCCCGAACAACTGCGTTTAGCCATTGCCGGACTGGCGCGGGAAATGGCGACCTATGCCGGACATCCCGAGAGCATCATCGATCAGCAGCTTGGCTTGGGTTTCACTCTGAACATCGAGCGACTTGATCTTGCCGCGCCTCGCGCGACCGGCGTTCACCTAATGCTCCTGGCCCTGTTGCGCGCTCAAGACGACGTGAACTGGGAGGATCGCAAGCAACTGCCCTCAGCCCTGTTCGGCCAACTGTTGTTGGGCATCTATCAACTCCCCCTGACAGATCGTCCAGCTGTGGATGTGGGACTGGAGCGACTGCCCGACAGCCTGTTAATCAAACTGTATCGCCTGATCCGCCTAGCCCGTCGCCTGATCGACTTAACACTTCCCCCTGAAGACGACTCACCGAAGGAGCTGCCATGAACCTGTCCTTCAATGTGCTCAACCATGCCATGCTGACCCAGGTGCTCCACGAGTTGAGGCTGGGTAACCTGCAACGCTGTAAGGCACTCGGACTGGGTGAGGACGACATCTACCTGTTGCAATCCTTACCACCCACCACGCTGTCGCGCCTGGCCCATGCCACCGTAACCTGGGTTGAGGTCAAGATTGACTCGCCGGTGCTACATCGATTGATCGAGCAAGCCGAACGCGACGAGCAGAACGAACGTTTGATCAACCGAGCGCTCAAGCTAGGCGCCAGCAGCACCATCATGTATCAGTGCTTCGGCTTGGCGCATTCGGAAACCGCCCTGCGTCGACGTCTGCTCAAGATAGAAACCCGTAAGGGCCGTCCTCAGCATTTGAGCGAAGCGCAGGAACATGCACTCTGGCAGCGATGGTGCCAGCTACGCTCTCAGGACGGTACCGAGGATCAGCTCGACGCCATGATGATGCTGGCCGAAGAACAACAGATCAGCTTGACCATCGTTTGGCAGCAGATTGACCAGTACAGCAATGGAACATGAACACTGCCCCCTCCAGTCGCTGGCAGCGTGTCCTGCAGCAATGCACCCAGCAGCTGAGTGAACGCTGGCCCGCACGCCCTACCACCGAACAACCGTCCAACCAGGTTCTACAGGCTGGCTTTTTGTTCAGTGGCCAATCTCACGAAGTCGTGCCACGTCGGCTGCTGTTGGATCATCGGCTGACGCCATTGGAACGTAATGCCTGGCAGGTGTTCCGACTCATGCTGCAAGGCCAGGGCGTGGTCACACCGCGCTATGAGGATTTGCAGCCTTACCTCTCGAGCGTGCCGTATGGCGCGCAAGCCTCCCGTGAAACCATCGCTCGCGTCTTAACGATGCTCAGACTGACGCGCTGGCTCAGCTTGGTAAGTCGCGGTCGCGACCAAGTTAGCGGGCGCCTGCAAGGTTCTCTGTACGTCCTGCACGATGAGCCGTTAACCCCCGCCGAAGCCATGGAACTGGATCAAGATTACCTGGAGTTGGTCGGACATTGCCTCAGTCATAGCACCAAGGCGGTGCGCATTGTCGCTCAGCATGTTCTGGAAGAAATTCGCCAGGACACCCGTATCGATTTAGGTCAGCTACCCACACGGCTCGAGAGCTGGGAAGATCACTGGATACAGCAAGGATTGGATCAGGCAACCGACTCCGCGGTGCATGATTCCGAACTGGGTGGCGATCACCGCGTTCGGAATCGTGCAGGCCCTCGTTCGGATTCCGAACCGGGCTTGAACACCAGTGTTTCCGGCGTAGTTCGGAATCAGAACGCCGCCTGTACTGTATTAAAAGAAAGTACTTGTACTGTACCCCGCGCGACCCAAGCGGTGGATAACCTGCTCTGGCCCGATTCGCTGCACCTGAGTCCAAGCGAGCGTCAGGCCGTCGCCATTGCGCTGAACAAGCTCAAACCAGCGGATCGTCAGGCGGTGCTCAACGAAGCGGGCGCACGCTGTACGGCAGGAGGTATCCGCAAACCAGCGGCGTATCTGATGGGCCTAATCCAGCGCGCACTGAAAGGCGACTTTCGGCCTTGGGCGGGTCAGACAGAGCCCTCACCCGTTGCAGAACCGCCCCCAACGGCACCGTCACGCCCATCCCGAAAACAGGGCGAACCCGCCTCCGCCCTCGCCCAAGCGTGTCTGAATGAGCTACGCCAACTGTGCGGCAAACGCTCTGGACATCAGTAGATTTGATGCCAGTGGCATCAAATCTACTGAGCTCTACTGTGAAATCGCAAAGGGCCGAATCTGCGCAATCCGACCGATACAGCCATCGCCATCCCTGGAAATGATGCCACTGGCATCACTCACGAACGCCTCCGAAATTAACCCTCTCACACCAAACCGAACAGACCGCATTCAGCTTTTTGGCTGCCCTTGACCCTCATCTGTCGCAACGTTCCTGTCCAAGCGAATGCGAGGACAACACCGTGCCCGATCACTATCAACTCAATCTGGGTTCATTGCGCAGCAGCATCACCCTGACCCTGCACACCCACCACGCCGCCCGTATCTGGCAAGGTCGGGCCGCACGTGAAGGCGTCCACTCGATCATGGGCATGGCCGGCTACATCAGTGTCACCAACCTGATCAAACAAACCGCGGCCCAGGACGATCCCTATGCCGACTGGGCCATCGTGCAACTCGAAGAAAAACTGATGCAGGCCAAGGCTGGGATGCTGGAACTGACCCAACAGCTGGACCGAATCAGACAGGACCTGCCGACACAGATCGACATGGGCGACAACCTCAACATCCACCCCGTCACCTTGCCGTTGTACATCGGCAGCCAGCTGGGTTTTCTGGCGGTCTACCTGCTGACCGACTACGACACTCTGGTGCGCCGGACCCTATTGGCTCATCACACCGCCCTGATCGGCCGCATCGACATGGAAGCCTGGATCGACGACGGTGCCCATCTGCTGCGCAGCCTGTTCGGCCAGGCACAGCGCTATCGACATTCTGGCGTCACCCGCGACGACATGGCGGCGAACAACGCCCGTGCTATTGCGGCCATCGAGAAAATGGGTTTACCCCCGATGGACATTCTAGAGGGGCATCGCCGCTCCCAGTTCGCGCCGCCAATCACTCGCCGTGGTGCGGTGGCAGTGGATGACGCCGACGCGTTGGCAGAGGACGCAGGAGCATCGTCTGCGTCAGTGAGTGAACCGGAGGACGAAGCATGAATCCGATGATCCCGGCTCAACCAATGCCCTTCGTAGCGTTAACACCGGATGCCTATCGACAACTCGAACATGCATCCTCCCTAAAAGGCCTTTTAAAACCTTTTAAGGGTAAGGGGGAGTTGGAGCACTTGGCGCAGGTAGCGAGGGAAATCGAGGCGCAGTTATGTCACCTGATGGAGGCTGTGGTGCAGCAAGCCGGACAGCCCCCTTACTCGCTGCTGGACATTCGTTTAGTGCTGCAGAACACCAGCGCAGGCAGCACCTTTTTGCGTTGGCGCACCCGTGACTTCGCCCGTATGGGCGTAGCGGTCTGGGAACGCCAGGTCTGCAACAATGCCCTGCCACAGGCCATACGGGAGAGATTGCACCGTTTCGAATGCGAGCGCATTGCACTGAACCTACAGATGAGTGTGGTGCATTCGCTCTACCGCCAGGCCACGACCTGTGCGATCAAAATGGCCAGCGCCGAACGGCTGCTGCGCCAGTTCACACCCGCAGCGGAGGTATCACGATGAGTACTTTTTTCGTCGGCGAAGGCAATATCGGCAGTGCGCCAGAGTTCCAGGAGTTTCCATCAGGCAATGACGAGCCCCGGCGTTTGCTACGGCTGAATGTGTACTTCGACAACCCCGTACCACGGGAGGGCAACTATGAAGATCGAGGCGGCTATTGGGCCCCGGTTGAGCTCTGGCATCGAGAGGCCGAACACTGGAGCACGCTGTATCAGAAAGGCATGCGGGTGCTGGTCGAAGGTCGTACGGTACGCGACGAGTGGGAGGACAGCGAAGATAACGCACGAGTAACCTTCAAGATCGAGGCCCGTCGAGTCGGTGTCCTGCCCCACCGGGTGCACAGTGTGGTCATGCGGGAGCGCTCCAGTGAACCGACGGCTTCTCAAAATACAGAGCAGGCCAGTTCACCGGCGTCGAAACCTAAGAAACGCAGAGGGCCGCCACCGTCGACCTGACAGACATCAGGCATAAAAATTGCGCCTTTGCGCGAAGTTGCCGACCAGTTATTACTCGCTGTTCGTGAAAACCCGCCCTGTTACCCACCCTACAAGGTAGCAGCCTCGGCCCATTCAAAGCTGCCCTCACCGACTAATATGAGGAACCTGCCATTCAGGTTTCTCATATCTCGCCCCTGCTACTTCGAACAACGCTGCTCCGAACCCAATCCGGAGCAGTTCTATGCGTCTCTTCCTCTGCGAGAAACCGTCCCAGGGTCGTGACATCGCCAAGGTGCTCGGAGCCAGCCGGCGTGGTGACGGTTGCCTGATCGGCACCGACTCAACCGTCACCTGGTGTATCGGTCACCTGCTGGAGACGGCCCCACCTGAAGCTTATGGTGCTCAGTACAAATCCTGGTCGCTGGATCATCTACCGATCACTCCCGTGCAGTGGCAGGTCGAGGTCAAACCCAAGACCGCCGCGCAGTTCAAAATCATCAAAC from Pseudomonas synxantha harbors:
- a CDS encoding single-stranded DNA-binding protein, producing MSTFFVGEGNIGSAPEFQEFPSGNDEPRRLLRLNVYFDNPVPREGNYEDRGGYWAPVELWHREAEHWSTLYQKGMRVLVEGRTVRDEWEDSEDNARVTFKIEARRVGVLPHRVHSVVMRERSSEPTASQNTEQASSPASKPKKRRGPPPST
- a CDS encoding STY4528 family pathogenicity island replication protein, whose protein sequence is MNTAPSSRWQRVLQQCTQQLSERWPARPTTEQPSNQVLQAGFLFSGQSHEVVPRRLLLDHRLTPLERNAWQVFRLMLQGQGVVTPRYEDLQPYLSSVPYGAQASRETIARVLTMLRLTRWLSLVSRGRDQVSGRLQGSLYVLHDEPLTPAEAMELDQDYLELVGHCLSHSTKAVRIVAQHVLEEIRQDTRIDLGQLPTRLESWEDHWIQQGLDQATDSAVHDSELGGDHRVRNRAGPRSDSEPGLNTSVSGVVRNQNAACTVLKESTCTVPRATQAVDNLLWPDSLHLSPSERQAVAIALNKLKPADRQAVLNEAGARCTAGGIRKPAAYLMGLIQRALKGDFRPWAGQTEPSPVAEPPPTAPSRPSRKQGEPASALAQACLNELRQLCGKRSGHQ
- a CDS encoding DUF2857 domain-containing protein; the protein is MNLSFNVLNHAMLTQVLHELRLGNLQRCKALGLGEDDIYLLQSLPPTTLSRLAHATVTWVEVKIDSPVLHRLIEQAERDEQNERLINRALKLGASSTIMYQCFGLAHSETALRRRLLKIETRKGRPQHLSEAQEHALWQRWCQLRSQDGTEDQLDAMMMLAEEQQISLTIVWQQIDQYSNGT
- a CDS encoding ParB family protein, whose translation is MKKLSQEQITDKLHQDHFPRGPELERLSDPLIDTPMLVTLEQLRPYEHNPRFIRNPLYDDIKVSIRERGLDQPPPITRRPGETYFIIRNGGNTRLAILGELWQETRDERFFRIHCLFRPWTNELTALLGHLAESDLHGQLTFIERALAVAKLKTMLEAEGAVLSQRELARHLAAGGYPISQSHISRMLDTLEHLLPAIPQTLYAGLGKPQIERLIGLRSQVERTWNRYPTATVAFAEFWLETLGYFDAEPESFDLEQIQDELLERMSRLLGQSYRMLALELSDTQRVISTPGVAVTTPSENSHLPNDNEAAAGPLSSESRPQSTETWTQTETAREELLTPPETNVESAVSPPSRVQQIREQINHETATETAPTFEACSTDDIWTIAPALNTPEQLRLAIAGLAREMATYAGHPESIIDQQLGLGFTLNIERLDLAAPRATGVHLMLLALLRAQDDVNWEDRKQLPSALFGQLLLGIYQLPLTDRPAVDVGLERLPDSLLIKLYRLIRLARRLIDLTLPPEDDSPKELP
- a CDS encoding DUF3158 family protein, producing the protein MNPMIPAQPMPFVALTPDAYRQLEHASSLKGLLKPFKGKGELEHLAQVAREIEAQLCHLMEAVVQQAGQPPYSLLDIRLVLQNTSAGSTFLRWRTRDFARMGVAVWERQVCNNALPQAIRERLHRFECERIALNLQMSVVHSLYRQATTCAIKMASAERLLRQFTPAAEVSR
- a CDS encoding PFL_4669 family integrating conjugative element protein — protein: MPDHYQLNLGSLRSSITLTLHTHHAARIWQGRAAREGVHSIMGMAGYISVTNLIKQTAAQDDPYADWAIVQLEEKLMQAKAGMLELTQQLDRIRQDLPTQIDMGDNLNIHPVTLPLYIGSQLGFLAVYLLTDYDTLVRRTLLAHHTALIGRIDMEAWIDDGAHLLRSLFGQAQRYRHSGVTRDDMAANNARAIAAIEKMGLPPMDILEGHRRSQFAPPITRRGAVAVDDADALAEDAGASSASVSEPEDEA